The proteins below come from a single Eucalyptus grandis isolate ANBG69807.140 chromosome 3, ASM1654582v1, whole genome shotgun sequence genomic window:
- the LOC104438023 gene encoding LOW QUALITY PROTEIN: ATP-dependent DNA helicase Q-like 3 (The sequence of the model RefSeq protein was modified relative to this genomic sequence to represent the inferred CDS: inserted 1 base in 1 codon), whose protein sequence is MVEYCEGSGCRRRKILESFGEQVLVPASLCKNSCDTCKHPNQVARQLEELSTTCVSRQRNQFSRILMHSAVDMSDEGQYSEFWNRDDEASCSEEDISDSDDGIDVRKSSTISKFKSGVKDKIDFWEHAEENYNQKQGLDRKMNKVDKNEVSEELRETSKQRLFKALRLAQQRLGSLMNEIEESASSLENDCYXKYGKSRKSFYLSQVANTVRWLSTTNSTDLTNRLRISDNSPSEIMPPKQEPSGSAPSSVNQVIMEAINEEGPSVISSACVSSGQSSTTTAASLPAIHSFSEFMKSRKAKDRAVDKLPETAEKNIEKRMRLQ, encoded by the exons ATGGTTGAATATTGTGAAGGATCTGGGTGTCGGCGCAGAAAGATTCTTGAGAGTTTTGGTGAACAGGTTTTG GTACCTGCATCCCTCTGTAAAAACTCGTGCGATACATGCAAACATCCAAACCAGGTTGCCAGGCAGTTGGAGGAGCTTTCAACTACTTGTGTTTCTCGTCAGAGAAACCAGTTCTCCAGAATCCTGATGCACAG CGCGGTAGATATGAGTGATGAAGGACAGTATTCTGAATTTTGGAATCGTGATGATGAAGCGAGTTGTTCGGAGGAAGACATTTCTGACTCCGATG ATGGCATCGATGTTAGGAAGAGCTCAACTATCTCAAAATTCAAATCAGGagtaaaagacaaaattgatttctggGAGCATGCTGAGGAAAACTACAACCAGAAGCAAGGCTTAGATAGAAAG ATGAATAAAGTGGACAAGAATGAAGTATCGGAAGAGCTGAGAGAAACTAGCAAGCAAAGATTGTTCAAAGCCTTGAGGCTGGCTCAGCAACGTCTTGGCTCTTTAAT GAATGAAATTGAAGAGTCGGCTTCTTCCCTCGAGAACGACTGCT AAAAATATGGAAAGAGCAGGAAGTCATTTTATCTTTCCCAAGTGGCAAACACTGTAAGGTGGCTCTCAACAACCAATTCTACAGATCTGACAAATCGGCTCAGAATCAGTGATAACTCGCCTTCAGAGATTATGCCACCTAAACAAGAACCTTCAGGCTCAGCTCCATCTTCAGTCAACCAGGTAATAATGGAGGCCATAAATGAAGAAGGTCCTAGTGTCATCAGTTCTGCTTGTGTTTCCTCGGGGCAAAGTTCTACTACTACTGCCGCAAGTCTGCCAGCAATTCATTCCTTCTCTGAGTTTATGAAAAGCAGGAAGGCAAAGGATAGAGCAGTTGATAAATTGCCGGAGACAGCTGAGAAGAATATAGAGAAAAGAATGAGGTTGCAGTAG
- the LOC120292236 gene encoding protein STRICTOSIDINE SYNTHASE-LIKE 4-like: protein MALFGFLSRFLPPFSGFVLACVLAVVLQIFIFSPISPDLLHLPQPSSLASLPTNTNLQGVGKVGEGVVKDPEDVLVDENGVLHTATRDGWIKRLHRDGSWENWTMLNSQTLLGITATRRGGIIVCDAEKGLIWVDEDGHPKVLLSHVNGSELRFADDVIEALDGSLYFSVASTKFSLHNWYLDVLEAKPHGQLLKFNPSSSQTSIVLDDLCFANGVALSRDEDFLIVCETWKFRCLRYWLKGDEAGKTEIFIDNLPGGPDNINLAPDGSFWIALLQVTSEGWEFVHTSKAAKHLIATYPSMIKKVNGAYRKASVLHVGADGKIIEKLDDPDGKVNSFVTSAFEFEGHLYLGSLNANFIGKLPLI from the exons ATGGCTCTATTCGGCTTCTTGAGCCGCTTTTTGCCACCATTCTCGGGCTTCGTTTTGGCTTGTGTCCTCGCCGTAGTGCTTCAAATCTTTATCTTTTCGCCGATATCTCCCGACTTGCTCCATTTACCGCAACCATCGTCTTTAGCTTCTCTTCCCACAAACACCAACTTGCAG GGTGTGGGTAAAGTTGGAGAGGGTGTAGTGAAAGACCCAGAGGACGTATTGGTAGACGAAAATGGCGTGCTCCACACTGCGACTAGAGATGGTTGGATCAAGAGGTTGCACCGAGACGGGTCCTGGGAAAATTGGACCATGTTGAACAGTCAGACCCTTCTGGGGATTACAGCGACCAGGAGAGGTGGTATCATTGTGTGTGATGCTGAAAAg GGCTTGATCTGGGTCGATGAAGATGGTCATCCGAAGGTCCTCTTATCGCATGTTAATGGATCTGAATTAAG ATTCGCAGACGACGTCATTGAAGCATTAGACGGGAGTCTATATTTCAGCGTAGCCAGCACCAAGTTCTCCCTCCACAATTGGTACTTGGATGTCCTCGAGGCGAAACCTCATGGCCAGCTTCTCAAATTCAACCCTTCATCGTCACAAACttccattgttcttgatgacTTGTGCTTCGCCAATGGTGTTGCTCTCTCTAGGGATGAAGATTTTCTCATTGTCTGTGAGACTTGGAA ATTTAGGTGTTTAAGGTATTGGCTGAAGGGAGATGAGGCAGGGAAAACAGAGATTTTCATTGACAATCTTCCGGGCGGCCCTGACAACATCAATCTTGCCCCCGACGGATCTTTTTGGATTGCCCTATTGCAG GTGACATCTGAAGGGTGGGAATTCGTGCACACCTCCAAGGCAGCCAAGCACTTGATAGCAACGTACCCAAGTATGATCAAGAAAGTGAATGGAGCGTACAGAAAAGCAAGCGTTTTGCATGTGGGAGCTGATGGCAAAATAATCGAGAAGCTTGACGATCCTGACGGGAAAGTCAACTCCTTTGTTACCTCAGCATTCGAGTTTGAGGGACATCTTTACCTGGGAAGTCTCAACGCCAACTTCATTGGAAAATTGCCCCTCATCTGA
- the LOC104440122 gene encoding uncharacterized protein LOC104440122 has protein sequence MYEIASIREDDDRDLERQVQIMTKSPMKTFVTKEGDTIDCIEIDKQPALEHPLLKNHQIQTEPNVTFIRFRTPSNVKFVQLGLRESCAVGTVPIPRVRKEDLIRAKSVAKMPSSESQNALSQHVVSWRDKMTENIKYGGYGISNVYNLTLANDQVSSHNIWIETGPVNHINMIVAGWQVSPQLYGDTRPRLFTYWTGNGHRNGCYNMLCPGFVQVHRSITPGTLIDPSSIYDGPQFEVFIQIHQDPTRKNWWLTVGPPNTIIGYWPSELFLYLRNGSLHTAWGGVGLAGRDGACPPMGSGHKPDGNSRHATYFRDLLWVDATGLFHRPSTKIVVWVDKSKVYDLKKYGYRKRQMGYWISFGGPGGYCEGGMDGE, from the exons ATGTATGAGATAGCAAGCATCCGTGAAGATGATGATCGAGATTTGGAAAGACAAGTTCAGATTATGACTAAGTCACCCATGAAGACATTTGTG ACCAAGGAAGGAGACACCATTGATTGCATTGAAATTGACAAGCAACCGGcacttgagcatccgctgttgAAAAATCACCAAATTCAG ACAGAGCCGAATGTAACCTTCATTCGCTTTCGTACTCCTTCAAATGTTAAATTTGTACAGCTCGGATTGAGAGAATCTTGCGCTGTCGGAACCGTACCAATTCCTCGAGTGAGAAAGGAAGACCTGATAAGGGCAAAATCAGTAGCCAAGATGCCATCCTCTGAGAGTCAGAATGCTCTTTCTCAACAT GTAGTTTCTTGGAGGGACAAGATgacagaaaatataaaatatggaGGTTATGGGATATCTAATGTGTACAATTTAACCTTAGCTAATGACCAAGTCAGCTCACACAACATTTGGATTGAAACTGGTCCCGTGAATCATATTAATATGATTGTTGCTGGCTGGCAG GTTTCTCCACAACTATATGGCGATACTCGTCCTCGGTTGTTTACATATTGGACG GGTAATGGCCACCGTAATGGATGTTACAACATGCTATGTCCAGGTTTTGTTCAGGTTCATAGGTCAATAACTCCCGGCACCCTAATCGACCCATCTTCCATCTATGACGGAcctcaatttgaggtttttatccAAATCCATCAG GATCCAACCAGAAAGAATTGGTGGCTCACCGTTGGTCCGCCAAACACTATAATTGGTTATTGGCCGAGTGAACTGTTCTTGTATTTACGCAATGGTTCACTACATACGGCTTGGGGAGGAGTGGGTCTAGCTGGGAGAGATGGAGCTTGTCCTCCAATGGGAAGTGGTCATAAGCCTGATGGTAATTCTAGGCACGCCACGTACTTCCGAGATCTTCTTTGGGTCGACGCGACCGGTCTTTTTCATCGTCCTTCGACAAAAATAGTCGTGTGGGTGGATAAATCCAAAGTCTATGACTTGAAGAAATATGGCTACAGAAAACGACAAATGGGGTATTGGATTAGTTTTGGCGGTCCGGGAGGCTACTGTGAGGGAGGGATGGATGGTGAGTGA